A single window of Gossypium arboreum isolate Shixiya-1 chromosome 13, ASM2569848v2, whole genome shotgun sequence DNA harbors:
- the LOC108489843 gene encoding hexokinase-3-like, translating to MGKVVLGVAVGVAVAACTVAALVVGRRVRSRRKWKRVVGVLKELEESCETTVGRLKQVVDAMAVEMHAGLASEGGSKLKMLLTFVDSLPSGSEKGIFYALDLGGTNFRVLRVELGGQRSDLDPDVEQQPIPEQLMTGRSEDLFDFIASSLYQFVEKNDSVQSPITKLLGFTFSFPVKQTSVSSGVLIKWTKGFAIRDMVEKEVAGALQQALTRKGLNMRVSVLVNDTVGTLALGHYHDADTVAAVIIGTGTNACYWERTDAIIKCQGLLTTSGGMVVNMEWGNFWSSHLPRTSYDVKLDAESPNPNDQGFEKMISGMYLGDIVRRVILRMSEESDVFGPVSSRLYVPFTLRTPLMAAMHEDDSPELTQVARILKDFLDIPDIPLKARKLVVKICDVVTRRAARLAAAGIVGILKKIGRDGSGGITGGRSRSDIKMRRTAVAVEGSLYTQYTMFRDYLHEALNEILGEDIARHVVIIVTEDGSGTGAALLAASHSSENVNNIQLI from the exons ATGGGAAAAGTGGTATTAGGGGTGGCAGTAGGGGTGGCGGTGGCGGCGTGTACGGTTGCGGCGTTGGTAGTAGGGAGGAGAGTAAGGAGTAGAAGGAAGTGGAAAAGAGTGGTTGGGGTTTTAAAAGAATTGGAAGAAAGCTGTGAAACAACAGTTGGGAGATTAAAACAAGTGGTGGATGCCATGGCTGTTGAGATGCATGCTGGTTTAGCTTCTGAAGGAGGATCCAAACTCAAAATGTTGCTCACTTTTGTTGATAGTCTACCTTCTGG GAGTGAGAAAGGAATTTTTTATGCTCTAGATCTTGGAGGTACTAATTTTAGGGTCTTACGGGTTGAACTAGGAGGTCAAAGATCCGATTTGGATCCAGATGTGGAGCAACAACCCATTCCCGAGCAGTTGATGACTGGCAGAAGTGAG GACCTTTTTGATTTTATAGCATCATCATTGTATCAATTTGTCGAAAAAAATGATTCTGTGCAATCTCCGATCACGAAACTACTCGGGTTTACATTCTCTTTTCCGGTTAAACAAACATCTGTCTCATCGGGGGTTTTAATAAAATGGACGAAAGGATTCGCAATTAGAGACATG GTCGAAAAAGAGGTTGCTGGAGCTTTACAACAAGCACTGACCCGGAAAGGTTTAAATATGCGAGTTTCTGTGCTG GTGAATGATACTGTTGGAACATTAGCTCTCGGACATTATCATGATGCGGACACTGTTGCTGCAGTGATAATTGGGACAGGTACGAACGCCTGCTACTGGGAAAGGACTGATGCTATCATTAAGTGCCAAGGACTCCTTACAACTTCCGGTGGCATG GTTGTCAATATGGAATGGGGGAATTTTTGGTCATCTCATTTACCAAGAACTTCGTATGATGTCAAATTGGATGCTGAGAGTCCTAATCCAAACGATCAG GGCTTTGAGAAAATGATATCAGGCATGTATCTGGGTGACATTGTTAGGAGAGTGATTTTAAGGATGTCAGAAGAGTCGGATGTTTTTGGACCGGTTTCTTCCAGGTTATATGTGCCTTTCACCTTAAG GACGCCTTTAATGGCTGCAATGCACGAAGACGACTCCCCCGAATTAACACAAGTTGCAAGAATCTTAAAAGACTTTCTTGAT ATCCCGGACATTCCCTTGAAGGCCAGGAAGCTCGTTGTGAAGATATGCGACGTGGTAACCCGGAGAGCTGCTCGTTTGGCAGCAGCTGGCATCGTTGGGATCTTGAAAAAGATCGGCCGGGACGGAAGCGGTGGCATCACGGGTGGAAGAAGTAGAAGCGATATCAAGATGAGAAGAACGGCAGTGGCGGTCGAGGGAAGTTTATACACACAATACACAATGTTTCGAGATTACTTGCACGAAGCGTTGAACGAAATATTGGGAGAAGATATTGCACGGCACGTTGTTATTATTGTAACGGAAGACGGGTCGGGGACTGGAGCGGCTCTACTCGCGGCTTCACATTCATCGGAAAATGTCAATAACATACAATTGATATAA